The following is a genomic window from Spirosoma agri.
TGAAAAAATGGAGTTTTGCGACGGCCAATATCGTTCAGTCAAGCCCTACCGTAGTCAACGGGATCGTCTACGTGGGAAGTAATGACGGCAGGATGTATGCTCTCAATGCGACAACCGGCATCAAAGTATGGGAGTTGAATAGGGGGCTCATCATTGCCTCGAGTCCTGCGGTGGCTAATGGGCTCGTTTATGTTACCGATGTTGGGGGCAGTCTGCTAGCCGTTGACGCGGCAACGGGGTTGTTGAAATGGGCAACCCCACGGGATGCCGTTATCGGCGCAACCGGGCGACTCTTTTTCTCATCAAGTCCCACGGTGGTTGGTGATAATGTATACTTTAGCAGTGGCGGGGGCAGTTTAAACGCAGTCAACGCCATAACCGGCACGTCGATATGGAATTTTCGACTGAGCTATGGAGCGGCTGTCAGCCCTGCCGTCAGTGAGGGGAAAGTGTATATTCATAATTATGATTTGTACGCTGTGGATGCTACCACAGGCGTTAGGGTATGGTCCGTAGACGGTTCCTTACGATTTGGAGGGCAGGGGCCGGTTGTCGTCAATGATATTGTGTACGTGGGAGGAAGCCAGCTACACGCCCTGAACGCAACGACTGGGGCCAAACTATGGGATGCGGCTACCGGCTCTATTTCAGGGTCGGCCTGCGTTGTTACCCGAAAAGGAGCTGTTTACCACCCTAGCATTAGCGGAGATCAGCAATAGACTAGCGTGTTGTGCCTAAGTAGGTACTTCATAGAGCCTTCCTTTTTAGTAGTCGAGCGCGGCCCGCTGTGCGTCGGTGAGTTGAAAAATCCCGAACTCAGGAAACAGGGGTAGTTGCCCGCCCTTCGTCTGGTTGAATCGCTCTATTCGTCGTCGGAGGTTGTTGCGCTCATTGCTCTCTTTGTTCCTGACGTTGTGAGCGGCCCGACTGTACAAATCTTCTTTTGAGCCTTTGGCATACTGCCGGTGCTGTCGTTCGAGCGTCAGCAACAGGTCGTCGTTGGTGCGTAGCATTGCCGCCGATACAAACCGTTGGCCCGGTTTTGGGTCCTTTATCAATACACCCGTTACTGGACATATAATCGGCTCCGGTTGGGGGG
Proteins encoded in this region:
- a CDS encoding outer membrane protein assembly factor BamB family protein, with the translated sequence MDHQLPPDEADTAETVYVGSGDGKLYAINAVTAATNWTLLTGGAVSSSPTVVDKVVFVGSSDKNLYAVNAQTGAKKWSFQTGGPVFSSPTVVNGTVYVGSEDNNVYAIDALSGLKKWSFATANIVQSSPTVVNGIVYVGSNDGRMYALNATTGIKVWELNRGLIIASSPAVANGLVYVTDVGGSLLAVDAATGLLKWATPRDAVIGATGRLFFSSSPTVVGDNVYFSSGGGSLNAVNAITGTSIWNFRLSYGAAVSPAVSEGKVYIHNYDLYAVDATTGVRVWSVDGSLRFGGQGPVVVNDIVYVGGSQLHALNATTGAKLWDAATGSISGSACVVTRKGAVYHPSISGDQQ